A window of the Synechococcus sp. JA-3-3Ab genome harbors these coding sequences:
- a CDS encoding SH3 domain-containing protein — translation MANYPMRGRSSPAASGFPFGTLMALSLSVGVLAALGWQAWRFIAPLLAPPAAPQFPRAVRVDPLPSPTSLPSSPSVRVSGTESLPAAGTIDPEAFPPGSRGRVIEPIGLAIRSQPSADGAYQGGIVAGETVTVLEYSADGRWQRVRRELNGQEGWVRAGNLGPVEGGAAVASATTAATPAVESTPESTPLPTRPPAATSIAPGAQGRVIEPIGLALRATPDREGAYIGGLPMNEVVTVLEYSADGRWQRIRRQNGQEGWVRAGNLAQE, via the coding sequence ATGGCTAACTACCCAATGCGAGGCCGTTCTTCTCCTGCTGCCAGCGGTTTTCCCTTCGGCACCTTAATGGCACTGAGCCTCTCGGTTGGGGTCTTGGCTGCTCTGGGTTGGCAGGCGTGGCGGTTCATTGCCCCCCTGCTGGCTCCTCCTGCGGCGCCTCAGTTTCCTCGCGCGGTGCGTGTGGATCCCTTACCCAGCCCGACAAGTTTGCCTTCCTCCCCCTCTGTTCGCGTCAGTGGGACGGAGTCCTTGCCGGCGGCGGGCACCATCGACCCTGAGGCCTTTCCCCCCGGCAGCCGCGGGCGGGTAATCGAGCCCATAGGTCTAGCCATTCGCAGCCAGCCTTCTGCTGACGGAGCCTACCAAGGGGGAATTGTGGCGGGGGAAACGGTGACGGTGCTGGAGTACAGCGCTGATGGCCGCTGGCAGCGGGTGCGGCGGGAGCTAAACGGCCAGGAAGGCTGGGTGCGGGCCGGCAATTTGGGCCCCGTGGAGGGTGGGGCAGCGGTTGCTTCAGCCACAACTGCTGCAACGCCTGCGGTCGAATCCACACCAGAGTCCACTCCTTTGCCGACTCGGCCCCCCGCAGCAACAAGCATTGCCCCAGGTGCGCAGGGGCGGGTGATCGAGCCGATTGGCCTGGCGCTACGGGCCACTCCCGACCGGGAAGGGGCTTACATTGGTGGCCTGCCCATGAATGAGGTGGTGACGGTGTTGGAGTACAGCGCCGATGGCCGCTGGCAGCGCATCCGGCGCCAGAACGGGCAGGAAGGTTGGGTGCGGGCCGGCAACCTGGCGCAAGAGTAG